The DNA window TCAAGCGCGAATCGCTCAAGTGGGCCTGGGAGCTGCTGACCGAGGTCTACAAATTGCCGGCGGACCGCCTGCTGGCCACGGTGTATATGGAGGACGATGAGGCCTACGATATCTGGACCAAGGAAATCGGCCTGCCGCCCGAGCGTGTGATCCGTATTGGCGACAACAAGGGCGGGCGCTACAAGTCCGACAACTTCTGGATGATGGCCGACACCGGCCCTTGCGGCCCGTGCAGCGAAATTTTCTACGACCACGGCGACCACATCCCCGGCGGCCCGCCGGGCAGCCCCGAGGAAGATGGTGACCGCTTCATCGAGATCTGGAACAACGTGTTCATGCAGTTCAACATGGCGGAAGACGGCTCGGTGACGCCACTGCCCGCGCCCTGCGTGGACACCGGCATGGGCCTGGAGCGCCTTGCCGCGATCCTGCAGCATGTGCACAGCAACTACGAGATCGACCTGTTCGACCAGCTCATCAAGGCTGCTGGCCGTGAAACCGGCGTGAGCGATCTGGACAACAAGAGCCTGCGCGTGATTGCCGACCACATCCGCGCCACGGCCTTCCTGGTGAGCGACGGCGTGATCCCCGGCAGCGAAGGACGTGGCTATGTGCAGCGTCGCATTATTCGCCGCGCCATCCGCCATGGCTACAAGCTGGGCCAGAAAACGCCGTTCTTCCACAAGCTGGTGGCCGACCTGGTGCGTGTGATGGGCGACGCCTATCCCTCGTTGCGTGCCCAGGAGCAACGCATCACCGAGGTACTCAAAGCCGAGGAAGAGCGCTTCTTTGAGACGCTGGCCAACGGCATGGAGATTCTGGACGCCACTCTGGGCGGCGGCGCCACGGTACTGCCTGGTGACGTGGCCTTCAAACTGCACGACACCTACGGCTTCCCGCTCGACTTGACCAACGACGTGTGCCGCGAACGCGACGTCGAGGTGGACGAGGCTGGATTCAAGGCCGCCATGGAAAAACAGAAGGCCCAGGCCCGCGCTGCCGGCAAGTTCAAAATGGATAAGGCCCTTGATTACACGGGCGATGTCAACCGCTTCACCGGCTACGAGCAGCTCACCGAATCCGCAAAAATTACCGCAATCTACGTTGATGGCACCAGCGTTGCCGCATTGAAAATCGGGCAAAACGGTGTGGTGGTGCTGGACACCACGCCGTTTTATGCCGAAAGCGGCGGCCAGGTGGGCGACGAAGGCGTCATTACCAGCGGCTCGGCCCGCTTTGCGGTGGGCGACACGCTCAAGATCAAGGCCGACGTGTTCGGCCACCATGGCACGCTGGAAGAGGGCACCCTGAACGTGGGTGACACCGTGCAGGCCCAGGTGAACCAGGCCGTGCGCGCCGCCACCATGCGCAACCACTCGGTCACCCACCTCATGCACAAGGCGCTGCGCGAAGTGCTGGGCAGCCATGTGCAGCAAAAGGGCAGCTTGGTCAATTCTGAGCGTACGCGCTTTGACTTTGCGCACAACGCTCCCGTGACCGATGCCGAGGTGCGCGAGATCGAGCGCCGCGTAAACGAGGAAATACTCGCCAACGTCGCCACGCAGGCCCGCGTGATGGACATCGAATCGGCCCAGAAGACCGGCGCCATGATGCTGTTTGGCGAAAAATACGGCGATTCCGTGCGTGTGCTCGACATTGGCACCAGCCGCGAGCTGTGCGGCGGTACGCACGTGCAGCGCACGGGCGACATTGGCCTGTTCAAGGTGGTGGGTGAGGGCGGTGTCGCTGCGGGTGTGCGCCGCATTGAAGCCGTGACCGGGGTCAACGCACTGTCCTATCTGCAAAACCTGGAAGACACGGTAAACCAGGCCGCAGGCGTGCTGAAGTCGCCCGTGGCCGAACTCACGGGCCGCATCAGCCAGGCGCTGGAGCACGCGCGCGCGCTGGAGAAGGAAGTGGCCGCGCTCAAGGGCAAGCTGGCCTCCAGCCAGGGTGACGAGCTGCTGGGCCAGGCGGTCGATATCAAAGGCATCAAGGTGCTGGCTGCAGCCCTGCCGGGCGCTGACGCCAAGACCTTGCGTGACACCATGGACAAGCTCAAGGACAAGCTCAAGACGGCTGCCATCGTGCTGGCTGCCGTCGATGGCGACAAGGTGCAGATCGCTGCCGGAGTGACCGCCGACAGCGTGGGCCGCATCAAGGCCGGTGAACTGGTCAACTTTGTGGCCCTGCAGGTGGGCGGCAAGGGCGGCGGCAAGCCCGACATGGCTATGGCCGGCGGTACCAATGCGGCGCAACTACCCGCAGCGCTGGCCTCGGTGGCTGATTGGGTGGCTCAGAAGATCTGATTTTTTGTTTGCGCCGGGAGGCGCTTGCATGCACCGCACTTTGTGCGGTTGCCTGGGCTTAGGGCGATGCTGAACAAGTCCCTCACGCGCTGCGCATTCGTACCTCGGGCGGTCTGCGGCGTTGCAAATTCTCGCCATAGCTGCGGCTATGACTGCGCCTTGCATCCCATCTCGATGCACGGCGCGCACCATCGCGGTGACTTATTCAGTCATCGCCTTAGAAAAGCTCCACGTCGTCGTTGCTGACCTTGGATTGGAAATGCCCCTCGGCCACGAGGTCGTCGTAGTAGCGCACCTGGTTGCGCCCGTTTTCCTTGGCGAAATACAAGGCTTGGTCAGCCTGGCCCAGGATTTCCACGGGGGAGCCTTTGTCGGTAGAGACAAAACCCACGCTGACGGTGACCTGCCCCACCTGCGGAAAATAGTAGTCTTCGACGTTCTTGCGGAATCGGTTGAAAACCTTGTGCGCTGTTGACAGGCTGGTCGATCGCAACAGCACCACGAACTCCTCGCCGCCAAAGCGGAAAATGCGGTCATGGCTGCGGAACGAGGAGCGCAGAATGTTGGCGACCAGGATCAGCACTTCATCGCCATACAGGTGTCCGAATCGGTCATTGACCATTTTGAAATGGTCAATGTCCACCACAGCCAGCCATTGCTGCATGGTGTCCGGGGGGGCGTCGGCGTCTTCCTCCATGCTGGCGATGGCCTGGGGCCGCTCCCCAGGGTCGTTGGATGTGAAGCGTGAGAACTGCTCGTCGAAAGTCTTGCGGTTGAACAGGCCGGTCAGCGCATCGCGCTCGCTGTAGTCCAGCAAGCTCTGGTAGTTTTTGTAGACGTGAAAGACGCTGGTGATCACATCGAGTTTTTGGGCCGAAAAGGGGCGCGACTGGATGACTTCGAGACAGGTTGTCACCTTGTCATGCATCCAGACGGGCAGCCATAGGCAATAGCGCCCCCGGCCCAGGGTTGCGGCAGCACTGGCGCTGCGCGCCTGGATGCATTCCAGCAAAGCGGGTATTTCCGTGATGGGCTGGCGCAAGGGGTCTTGGGCTGCTTCGCTTTCGGCAGAAACCCATTGGCCTTTGTCCATCCAGGTGATGGGGCGCACGAAGTAGGCGTCGTTGACGGTAAAAACTTCCAGTGAACGTACCTGCACGACGGAGCTGAGCGACTGCAGCGTGGACAGCACCGACACCGCCAGCCGCAAGTGATCGCGGTGGCCGGTCATTTCAACCAAGTTTTGCAGGATGGGTTTCATGGGCTTGGTGTGTCAGTCAGTGCCCAGCGGACGGCGCCGAAAAACCAGGTCCCATACACCGTGTCCCAGGCGCAGGCCGCGATTTTCGAACTTGGTCAGCGGACGATATTCGGGTTGCGGTGCATAACCCTCGGCGGTGTTGGCCAGCAAGGGTTCTGCGCCGAGCACTTGCAGCATCTGCTCGGCATAAGGCTGCCAGTCGGTGGCGCAATGGATGTAGCCGCCGGGCTTGAGTCGTGCCGCCAGTTTGGCGATCAGAGGCTGCTGGATGAGGCGCCGCTTGTTGTGTTTCTTTTTGTGCCAAGGGTCGGGAAAGAAGATGTGCACGCCGTCCAGGCTTGCAGGGGCCAGCATGTGGTCCAGCACCTCTACGGCGTCGTGTTGCACGATGCGTATGTTCGTCTGGCCCTGCTCGCCGATGCGTTTGAGCAAGGCGCCAACACCGGGTTCGTGCACTTCGCAGCACAGGAAGTTGTCCTCTGGCCGTACACGGGCGATATGCGCCGTGGCTTCGCCCATGCCGAAGCCGATCTCTAGCACCAGCGGGGCACTGCGACCAAATAAGGCTGTGGCGTCTAGCACAGCGGCGGTGTACGGGACGACAAAGCGCGGCCCCAGGTCTTCGAAGGCTTTGGCCTGGCCGGTGGTAGTGCGCCCGGCCCGGCGCACAAAGCTCTTGATGGTCTTGGGGTAGGCTACGCCGACGGGTGCGTTGCCAGCGGGCGGAGAGCGATCGTCCGGCGTTGCAGCATTGCTGCACGGAGCGGCGGGAGCGGGAGCGGTGGAATGCGTTGCGGTCACAGAGATCAATTGTAGAGAGGCATCCATGCCTTGACCCACTGGGACAAGACATCGTTCAGGCTTGTGTTGTCAGGATGCACCAATGTGGGGAGATTCAGCACAGTGGCGGCCGCTTGCAGCGCCTGGAGCGGGTTGTCCAGCACCAGCGGCGCGGCGCCATGCTGCTTGGAGAGCTTTTCGCCATCAGCACCCCGCACGAGCGGGGTGTGCAGGTACAGCGGTGTTGGCTGTTGCAGCGCCTGCTGCAAAAGGATCTGCCGGGGCGTGTTGTCGGCAAGGTCTTCGCCGCGCACGACATGGGTGATGGCTTGCGCGGCGTCGTCCACCACCACGGCCAGTTGGTAGGCCCACAGGCCATCGGCGCGGCGTAGCACGAAGTCGCCCACGCTGCATGGTACGTCCTGCTGCTGCGAACCCAAGCGGCGGTCTGTCCAGTGCAGCGTATTATTTGCTATCGAAAATGTAGCTGACTGCGCTTGACAGGCGGGCGTTGAAGCCTGTTTTTTCATAAAATCGGTGGTGGCAAAACGCCACGACCGGGCAGCGCGCCCCTGCAGGCCGTTGCGGCAGG is part of the Simplicispira sp. 125 genome and encodes:
- the trmB gene encoding tRNA (guanosine(46)-N7)-methyltransferase TrmB, producing the protein MDASLQLISVTATHSTAPAPAAPCSNAATPDDRSPPAGNAPVGVAYPKTIKSFVRRAGRTTTGQAKAFEDLGPRFVVPYTAAVLDATALFGRSAPLVLEIGFGMGEATAHIARVRPEDNFLCCEVHEPGVGALLKRIGEQGQTNIRIVQHDAVEVLDHMLAPASLDGVHIFFPDPWHKKKHNKRRLIQQPLIAKLAARLKPGGYIHCATDWQPYAEQMLQVLGAEPLLANTAEGYAPQPEYRPLTKFENRGLRLGHGVWDLVFRRRPLGTD
- the gluQRS gene encoding tRNA glutamyl-Q(34) synthetase GluQRS, whose protein sequence is MSAGGYVGRFAPSPTGPLHAGSLVAALASWLDARAWNGGQGGRWLVRIEDVDTPRCLPGAGEHILAQLATCGLVPDEPPLWQSRRGALYQQALDQLLACGLAYPCACTRKDIEMVHEAAGHTRQRHIERPYPGTCRNGLQGRAARSWRFATTDFMKKQASTPACQAQSATFSIANNTLHWTDRRLGSQQQDVPCSVGDFVLRRADGLWAYQLAVVVDDAAQAITHVVRGEDLADNTPRQILLQQALQQPTPLYLHTPLVRGADGEKLSKQHGAAPLVLDNPLQALQAAATVLNLPTLVHPDNTSLNDVLSQWVKAWMPLYN
- a CDS encoding GGDEF domain-containing protein translates to MKPILQNLVEMTGHRDHLRLAVSVLSTLQSLSSVVQVRSLEVFTVNDAYFVRPITWMDKGQWVSAESEAAQDPLRQPITEIPALLECIQARSASAAATLGRGRYCLWLPVWMHDKVTTCLEVIQSRPFSAQKLDVITSVFHVYKNYQSLLDYSERDALTGLFNRKTFDEQFSRFTSNDPGERPQAIASMEEDADAPPDTMQQWLAVVDIDHFKMVNDRFGHLYGDEVLILVANILRSSFRSHDRIFRFGGEEFVVLLRSTSLSTAHKVFNRFRKNVEDYYFPQVGQVTVSVGFVSTDKGSPVEILGQADQALYFAKENGRNQVRYYDDLVAEGHFQSKVSNDDVELF
- the alaS gene encoding alanine--tRNA ligase, giving the protein MTPSFTVADIRKTFLDFFASKGHTVVASSPLVPGNDPTLMFTNSGMVQFKDVFLGTDKRPYNRAVSVQACLRAGGKHNDLENVGYTARHHTFFEMLGNWSFGDYFKRESLKWAWELLTEVYKLPADRLLATVYMEDDEAYDIWTKEIGLPPERVIRIGDNKGGRYKSDNFWMMADTGPCGPCSEIFYDHGDHIPGGPPGSPEEDGDRFIEIWNNVFMQFNMAEDGSVTPLPAPCVDTGMGLERLAAILQHVHSNYEIDLFDQLIKAAGRETGVSDLDNKSLRVIADHIRATAFLVSDGVIPGSEGRGYVQRRIIRRAIRHGYKLGQKTPFFHKLVADLVRVMGDAYPSLRAQEQRITEVLKAEEERFFETLANGMEILDATLGGGATVLPGDVAFKLHDTYGFPLDLTNDVCRERDVEVDEAGFKAAMEKQKAQARAAGKFKMDKALDYTGDVNRFTGYEQLTESAKITAIYVDGTSVAALKIGQNGVVVLDTTPFYAESGGQVGDEGVITSGSARFAVGDTLKIKADVFGHHGTLEEGTLNVGDTVQAQVNQAVRAATMRNHSVTHLMHKALREVLGSHVQQKGSLVNSERTRFDFAHNAPVTDAEVREIERRVNEEILANVATQARVMDIESAQKTGAMMLFGEKYGDSVRVLDIGTSRELCGGTHVQRTGDIGLFKVVGEGGVAAGVRRIEAVTGVNALSYLQNLEDTVNQAAGVLKSPVAELTGRISQALEHARALEKEVAALKGKLASSQGDELLGQAVDIKGIKVLAAALPGADAKTLRDTMDKLKDKLKTAAIVLAAVDGDKVQIAAGVTADSVGRIKAGELVNFVALQVGGKGGGKPDMAMAGGTNAAQLPAALASVADWVAQKI